A DNA window from Rubidibacter lacunae KORDI 51-2 contains the following coding sequences:
- a CDS encoding lactoylglutathione lyase family protein encodes MSNYPRTFSHIGISVPDVEKAVEFYSAVMGWYLIMKPTVITEESETPIGQMCIDVFGAGWKSFKIAHMSTGDRIGVEMFEFKNNEKPTDFEYWKTSTFHFCVQDPNIEGLVEKILAHGGKQRMPIREYYPGEKPYRMVYVEDPFGLIFEVYSHSYELTYSQGAY; translated from the coding sequence ATGAGCAACTATCCTCGGACCTTCTCGCATATCGGTATTTCGGTGCCTGATGTAGAGAAGGCAGTTGAATTTTACAGCGCAGTCATGGGTTGGTACTTAATCATGAAGCCAACTGTAATTACTGAAGAGTCGGAAACACCGATTGGTCAAATGTGTATCGATGTTTTTGGCGCGGGCTGGAAATCTTTCAAAATCGCCCACATGTCCACAGGAGACAGAATTGGAGTGGAAATGTTTGAGTTCAAAAACAACGAGAAACCAACAGATTTTGAATACTGGAAAACGAGTACATTCCATTTTTGCGTACAGGACCCAAACATAGAGGGTCTTGTAGAAAAGATCCTGGCTCATGGTGGCAAGCAAAGAATGCCGATCCGTGAGTACTATCCGGGCGAGAAGCCTTATAGGATGGTCTATGTAGAAGATCCATTTGGCTTAATTTTCGAAGTCTACTCCCACAGCTATGAACTTACTTACTCGCAAGGTGCATACTGA
- a CDS encoding phage integrase N-terminal SAM-like domain-containing protein yields MTDSATKPPKLLDLVRDTLRVKHYAYRTEETYLQWIRRFILFHDKRHPKDMGAPEVEAFLTHLAVVGNVSASTQNQALSALLFLYRHILKQPLTDDAIDSVRARQSKHLPTVLSVDETRRLLQCLSGTHQLLAKLLYGSGLRVKEALRLRVKDIDFAQTQIVVRDAKGNRDRLTILPDSLTELLQAHLVQVKQLQPTTSPNATELGWEWVKAALYRGWQLLPDVRFSVNANPKLAQV; encoded by the coding sequence ATGACCGACTCCGCCACCAAGCCCCCCAAGCTGCTCGATCTCGTCCGCGACACCCTGCGCGTCAAGCACTACGCCTACCGCACTGAAGAAACTTACCTGCAGTGGATTCGCCGCTTCATTCTCTTCCACGACAAACGCCATCCCAAAGACATGGGCGCGCCCGAAGTCGAAGCATTTCTGACCCACCTCGCCGTCGTAGGTAACGTCTCCGCCTCGACCCAGAATCAAGCCCTTAGCGCCCTGCTCTTTCTCTATCGCCACATCCTCAAACAACCCCTGACCGACGACGCCATTGACTCCGTTCGCGCCAGACAATCCAAGCACCTCCCCACCGTGCTGTCGGTCGACGAAACGCGACGCTTGCTGCAGTGCCTAAGCGGCACTCACCAACTCCTTGCCAAGCTCCTTTATGGCTCCGGCTTGCGAGTTAAAGAAGCCCTGCGCCTGCGCGTGAAAGATATCGACTTCGCCCAAACGCAAATCGTCGTGCGCGACGCCAAGGGCAACCGCGATCGCCTCACCATCCTGCCCGACAGCCTGACCGAGCTGCTGCAAGCGCACCTGGTCCAAGTCAAGCAACTGCAGCCGACGACCTCGCCCAATGCTACTGAGCTGGGTTGGGAGTGGGTGAAGGCGGCACTGTACCGGGGTTGGCAGCTGCTTCCGGATGTGCGATTTAGCGTGAATGCCAATCCGAAGCTGGCGCAAGTATGA
- a CDS encoding glycosyltransferase family 39 protein: MHKSPGRPLSLDLALALAIAIVILLGSYLRFSDLDRKVYWIDEVHTSMRVVGFPKREFAQIVPSDRPISLPELHEFQTLSSERGWGSTWSALAQNAEHAPLFYVSARAWMEWLGNAIWVPRSLAAVFSLLMFPALGWLCWELFRDARIAGIAIALAALSPIQLVYAQEAREYSLYGALILLASAALLRALRLSPHQRARWVLSGPWWLYTTLLVLSLYAHLLASLTLLAHATYVAVRDRKSLGMLALATLTSLIALVPWIVVYFLRQNSIGSWSARDVPISNLLQRWLINASAAFFDIQGLHPGTQLIDIEARQNDIVLSWHDPAMWIALIGMSLAIAAIAFAIMQTESEARCFLLSWMGFSGLVLIAADLVGGGQRSGIARYLLPCYLCIHICVAVLLATLMRSQLAYRLRLGQLLFVAILTSSLLSDIAYLDASTWWNKYSSFYNAHVADFISRSPAPLVVSSAKRGSRSLSLSYKLDPSTKFLLVSEQGSLGVEEFVSEFSKHNTYLFRPSNELYAALTESPLYRLKPAIPHGNLWTIEVARE, translated from the coding sequence ATGCATAAATCGCCCGGACGACCTCTTTCACTCGATCTGGCGCTAGCACTCGCGATCGCGATTGTTATCTTGCTGGGCAGCTACCTGCGTTTTTCCGACCTCGACCGCAAGGTGTACTGGATCGACGAAGTGCACACATCGATGCGAGTAGTCGGTTTCCCCAAACGCGAATTCGCGCAAATCGTGCCGAGCGATCGCCCGATCTCGCTCCCGGAACTGCACGAGTTCCAAACCCTATCGTCCGAGCGCGGTTGGGGCTCGACGTGGAGTGCGCTCGCGCAGAATGCCGAGCATGCACCGCTGTTCTACGTGTCAGCTCGCGCCTGGATGGAGTGGTTGGGCAATGCAATTTGGGTTCCGCGCAGCTTGGCAGCAGTGTTTAGTTTGTTGATGTTTCCAGCTCTGGGTTGGCTGTGTTGGGAACTATTTCGAGACGCTCGTATTGCCGGCATCGCGATCGCGTTAGCAGCTTTATCACCAATCCAATTGGTTTACGCCCAAGAAGCGAGAGAATACTCCCTCTACGGAGCTTTAATCTTGTTAGCAAGTGCGGCGTTACTGCGAGCTTTGCGCCTGAGTCCTCACCAGCGCGCGCGCTGGGTGCTGTCCGGACCTTGGTGGCTGTATACGACACTGCTCGTACTTTCGTTGTACGCTCATTTGCTGGCGTCTCTGACATTATTGGCTCATGCGACGTACGTAGCAGTTCGCGATCGCAAATCCCTCGGGATGCTCGCACTTGCAACGCTAACGAGTTTGATTGCACTCGTACCCTGGATCGTTGTCTACTTTCTCCGTCAAAATTCGATCGGGAGCTGGTCGGCACGAGACGTCCCGATCTCAAACCTATTGCAGCGCTGGCTCATTAATGCGAGTGCGGCGTTCTTCGATATTCAAGGCCTGCATCCGGGTACGCAGTTAATCGATATCGAGGCCCGTCAGAACGATATCGTTCTAAGCTGGCATGACCCGGCAATGTGGATCGCCCTAATCGGCATGAGTTTGGCGATCGCCGCGATCGCATTTGCAATCATGCAAACCGAGTCGGAAGCGCGCTGTTTTTTGCTGTCGTGGATGGGGTTCAGCGGTTTGGTTTTGATTGCAGCCGATCTAGTGGGTGGCGGGCAGCGGTCGGGTATTGCTCGCTACTTGCTACCGTGCTATCTCTGCATCCACATTTGTGTGGCGGTGCTTTTGGCTACTTTGATGCGATCGCAGCTCGCGTATCGGCTCCGCCTCGGTCAACTCCTATTCGTTGCGATCTTAACCAGCAGTTTGCTATCGGACATTGCCTATCTGGACGCCAGCACGTGGTGGAACAAATACAGCAGTTTCTACAATGCCCATGTAGCAGACTTTATTAGCAGGTCGCCAGCACCACTAGTTGTTAGCAGTGCCAAACGAGGTAGCCGGTCGCTGTCCTTAAGTTACAAACTCGATCCCAGCACCAAGTTTCTATTGGTTTCGGAGCAAGGCAGTCTTGGCGTTGAAGAGTTCGTTTCCGAATTCTCAAAACATAATACATACCTATTTCGCCCGAGTAACGAGCTGTATGCAGCCTTGACTGAAAGTCCGCTCTATCGTTTAAAGCCAGCTATTCCGCACGGTAACCTTTGGACGATCGAGGTCGCCCGCGAATGA
- the modA gene encoding molybdate ABC transporter substrate-binding protein, which produces MKRHSVLTGLLTGTIACLTAFGYCASRSAVDGSAATPAVTITVSAAASLQDVLEALTPQFIATHPEIAAHYNFGSSGSLQRQIEQGAPVDVFFSASAEQMEALDDQGLILSTTRRDVVGNHLVAIAPLDSTLEASDLTQLKTAAIDHIAVGEFRSVPAGRYAEQVFATLNLLEPLQSKFAFGNNVRGVLSAVESGNADLGVVYATDAALSDRVKIVATAPAESHQPIRYPVAAIASSVQPEAARAFIAFLQTNVARETFTAFGFAPVPSDD; this is translated from the coding sequence ATGAAACGTCATTCGGTTTTGACCGGCTTGTTGACCGGAACGATCGCCTGTTTGACAGCATTCGGGTATTGTGCGTCGCGATCGGCAGTGGACGGCAGCGCGGCAACGCCGGCCGTTACCATCACCGTCTCGGCAGCAGCCAGCCTCCAAGATGTCTTGGAAGCACTTACGCCGCAGTTCATCGCCACCCACCCGGAGATCGCTGCGCATTATAACTTCGGCTCCTCGGGGTCGCTGCAGCGGCAAATCGAGCAAGGGGCACCGGTGGACGTCTTTTTCTCGGCGTCAGCCGAGCAGATGGAGGCTCTAGACGACCAGGGACTGATTCTCAGCACCACTCGCCGGGATGTTGTCGGCAACCACTTGGTGGCGATCGCGCCCCTAGACTCTACCCTGGAGGCAAGCGACCTAACGCAACTCAAAACCGCCGCGATCGACCATATTGCCGTCGGCGAGTTTCGAAGCGTTCCTGCCGGACGGTATGCCGAGCAGGTCTTTGCGACCTTGAACTTGCTGGAGCCCCTGCAATCCAAGTTTGCGTTCGGTAACAACGTGCGCGGCGTACTGTCGGCCGTCGAAAGTGGTAATGCCGACCTGGGAGTGGTCTACGCGACCGATGCCGCGCTATCCGATCGCGTCAAGATCGTGGCGACGGCACCCGCAGAGTCCCATCAGCCCATTCGCTATCCCGTTGCCGCGATCGCGAGCAGCGTGCAGCCCGAGGCCGCGCGGGCGTTTATCGCCTTTTTGCAAACAAACGTTGCGCGGGAGACCTTTACCGCATTTGGGTTTGCACCAGTGCCGTCCGACGACTGA
- the modB gene encoding molybdate ABC transporter permease subunit, translating into MPDFSPLWISLRIAAIATPIAVCLGIGAAYGIQRYRGRGRALIEGVLLAPMVLPPTVLGFLLLLLLGKNRPLGALLDRAGIDLVFTWYAAVITATIVALPLAYKTVLGAFGQIDANIQQAARTLGASELRLLREIALPLALPGLIAGTTLAFARALGEFGATLMLAGNIPGKTQTISMAIYFAVEAGAFGEAALWTGVIFAIALGGLWLANLRLTPDRSRVGNRISPAEREPIALAAPNPPLPFERSASGHPVLEVAIAKQLPGFTLEVSFTTDRHPLGLLGASGAGKSLILRCIAGTETPDSGRIVANGRVLFDSAAGIDLPIRDRRIGILFQNYALFPNMSAAENVAFGLPVELSRRQRRQLAERELAAVQLTGFGDRLPGELSGGQQQRVALARALASQPDVLLLDEPFSALDTHLRHLIERDLRLRLEGFNGTTLFVTHNIEEAYRLCDRLLVMDRGRALVCNSKATVLDRPETVRAASLTGCKNISRVVPLGPHTVRALDWDCTLQVAELACDRITHLGMRAHHIGFLETDTPRTEAPGIASEGRIDSNGSGRTELQAASAPSPSVLTAPNVFPCWLSATSETPHRVTLYLKLNAVPNSAQDYHLQAEVFKERWATLKHAPLPWSIQLAPQRLMMLRETLESLGSSRAGSPGYSRPVPDSPN; encoded by the coding sequence ATGCCCGACTTCTCTCCGCTTTGGATCTCCTTGCGGATTGCCGCGATCGCCACACCCATTGCCGTTTGCTTGGGCATTGGAGCGGCCTACGGCATACAACGTTATCGCGGTCGGGGACGGGCTCTGATAGAAGGTGTCTTGCTCGCGCCGATGGTACTGCCCCCAACTGTATTGGGCTTTCTGTTGCTGCTACTACTGGGCAAAAACAGACCGCTCGGCGCGCTGCTGGACAGAGCGGGGATCGATCTCGTTTTTACTTGGTATGCAGCCGTCATCACCGCCACGATCGTTGCCTTGCCGCTGGCGTATAAAACCGTCCTGGGTGCCTTCGGGCAAATCGACGCCAACATTCAACAAGCAGCCAGAACTCTGGGAGCCTCCGAGCTGAGGCTGCTGCGAGAGATCGCGCTGCCGTTAGCACTGCCGGGGTTGATTGCAGGAACGACGCTGGCATTCGCCCGTGCCCTGGGAGAGTTCGGCGCAACCTTGATGCTGGCCGGCAATATTCCCGGCAAAACCCAAACCATTTCCATGGCGATTTATTTCGCGGTGGAAGCTGGCGCTTTTGGGGAAGCAGCGCTCTGGACGGGGGTGATTTTCGCGATCGCGTTGGGGGGATTATGGCTGGCCAATCTGCGGTTGACCCCCGATCGGAGTCGCGTTGGGAATCGGATTTCCCCAGCCGAGAGGGAACCAATTGCTCTGGCGGCACCTAACCCCCCGCTGCCGTTCGAGCGCTCCGCGAGTGGCCATCCGGTCCTCGAAGTAGCGATCGCCAAGCAACTTCCTGGCTTTACGCTCGAAGTCTCCTTTACCACCGACCGGCATCCGCTGGGGTTGCTGGGAGCATCTGGTGCGGGCAAAAGCTTGATCCTGCGCTGCATCGCCGGGACCGAAACGCCAGATTCCGGGCGCATTGTTGCCAACGGGCGGGTATTGTTTGACTCCGCAGCAGGTATCGACTTACCGATCCGCGATCGCCGGATCGGGATTTTGTTCCAGAATTACGCCTTGTTTCCAAACATGAGCGCCGCCGAGAACGTTGCCTTCGGGTTGCCGGTCGAACTGTCGCGGCGGCAGCGGCGGCAGCTGGCCGAACGAGAACTCGCCGCAGTGCAGCTTACCGGTTTCGGCGATCGCTTGCCGGGGGAACTCTCGGGCGGGCAACAGCAGCGCGTTGCCCTAGCCCGCGCCCTAGCTAGCCAGCCCGATGTCTTGCTCTTAGACGAGCCGTTTTCGGCGCTGGATACGCATTTACGCCACCTGATCGAGCGCGATTTGCGATTGCGACTTGAGGGCTTCAACGGTACGACGCTATTTGTCACGCACAACATAGAGGAAGCCTACCGATTGTGCGATCGCCTGCTGGTGATGGATCGAGGGCGCGCGCTCGTCTGTAACTCTAAAGCAACTGTTCTGGATCGTCCCGAAACCGTTCGCGCTGCCAGTCTTACGGGATGCAAAAACATTTCGCGGGTGGTGCCTTTGGGTCCCCATACTGTCCGCGCCCTCGACTGGGACTGCACGCTCCAGGTTGCAGAACTCGCGTGCGATCGCATCACTCATCTCGGCATGCGCGCTCACCACATTGGCTTTTTGGAGACCGACACTCCCCGCACGGAAGCGCCTGGCATTGCGTCGGAGGGACGAATCGACTCGAACGGATCGGGCCGCACCGAGCTGCAGGCAGCCTCCGCGCCCTCTCCAAGTGTTTTAACTGCCCCGAACGTCTTTCCCTGCTGGCTCAGCGCGACGAGCGAAACCCCTCACCGCGTAACCCTCTACCTCAAACTCAACGCAGTGCCCAACAGCGCTCAAGATTACCATTTGCAGGCAGAGGTGTTTAAAGAACGGTGGGCAACGCTCAAACATGCGCCCCTACCCTGGTCGATCCAACTCGCCCCACAGCGACTGATGATGTTGAGGGAAACACTCGAGTCGCTCGGTTCGAGTCGTGCGGGTTCTCCAGGATATTCCCGACCCGTTCCCGACTCTCCCAATTAA
- a CDS encoding ABC transporter ATP-binding protein → MIVSFPDPLPMLASDPDPIVRLEGVTKVYGMGAATVHALNGIDLAVPRGEYCAIMGPSGSGKSTAMNLIGCLDRPTEGSYFLDDTDVARLTDDELAAIRNRKLGFVFQQFHLLPQMTALENVMLPMVYAGIPSDERRDRAAEALRKMGLANRMQNKPTQLSGGQQQRVAIARAIVNEPLLLLADEPTGALDSRTMREVLEIVDELHASGITIVMVTHEVDVARHTERIIWFRDGRVIHDRLTPEEMREVALGQ, encoded by the coding sequence ATGATCGTTTCATTTCCCGACCCTCTACCGATGCTTGCTAGCGACCCCGACCCGATCGTGCGGCTTGAAGGCGTGACGAAGGTTTACGGAATGGGTGCGGCAACCGTGCACGCCCTCAATGGCATCGACCTTGCCGTCCCCCGCGGTGAATACTGTGCGATCATGGGCCCCTCAGGATCGGGCAAATCCACTGCCATGAACCTGATCGGCTGCCTGGATCGCCCCACCGAAGGTAGCTACTTTCTCGACGATACGGATGTGGCGCGTCTCACTGACGACGAACTGGCTGCGATCCGCAACCGCAAGCTCGGGTTCGTATTCCAGCAATTCCACTTACTACCGCAGATGACGGCACTAGAAAACGTCATGCTGCCGATGGTATACGCGGGGATTCCGTCAGACGAGCGACGCGATCGCGCCGCCGAGGCCTTGCGCAAAATGGGATTGGCTAACCGCATGCAGAATAAACCAACGCAACTCTCGGGCGGTCAGCAGCAGCGCGTGGCGATCGCCCGGGCGATCGTCAATGAGCCGTTGTTGTTGCTAGCCGACGAGCCGACAGGCGCGTTAGATTCGCGGACCATGCGTGAGGTGTTAGAAATTGTCGACGAGCTCCACGCCAGTGGCATCACGATTGTCATGGTTACCCACGAAGTTGATGTAGCGCGGCATACCGAGCGCATCATCTGGTTCCGCGACGGCCGGGTTATCCACGATCGCCTCACGCCCGAGGAAATGCGTGAGGTAGCCCTCGGGCAATAA
- a CDS encoding FIST signal transduction protein, with product MPDQIQWATALSTRPSLEAAVAEVVELVQQSLSAAPDVGFVFISSAYASEYPRLVPLLRDRLPLPVIIGCGGGGIIGTGKDRAALEIENSPALSLSVAVLPGVAVTPFQIDSDALPDLDAPTSDWTELVGVDPARQPGFVVLIDPAFGHVNDLLEGLDYAYPGAAKVGGLASATGLGGQSGLFYYNEGGSAVGTPPNAGVVGVAFDGNLILDTLVAQGCRPVGSLLQVVQGERNIILEVTDATAPTGETITSLEALRRTIADLSPDDRELAQDSLFIGIARDEFKLELEQGDFLIRNLLGVDPRIGAIAVGDRVRPGQRLQFHLRDARTSAEDLELLLQASCRDGNTSAAGALLFSCLGRGQGLYGEEHFDSRLFQRYFNGIQVGGFFCSGEIGPVGHRTFLHGYTSAFGILRQPSQVSNGTIGKTI from the coding sequence ATGCCAGACCAAATCCAATGGGCAACTGCTCTCTCAACTCGCCCGTCACTCGAAGCAGCGGTGGCAGAGGTGGTAGAGCTGGTGCAGCAGTCGCTGTCCGCTGCACCAGACGTGGGATTTGTGTTTATCTCCTCTGCGTACGCGAGCGAGTACCCACGCTTGGTCCCGCTGTTACGCGATCGCCTGCCGCTCCCGGTTATCATCGGCTGCGGCGGCGGCGGTATCATCGGCACGGGGAAGGATCGCGCAGCATTAGAAATTGAAAACAGTCCGGCTCTGAGTCTTAGCGTTGCCGTGCTCCCCGGCGTTGCGGTAACACCCTTCCAGATCGATAGTGATGCGCTCCCCGATCTCGACGCACCCACATCGGACTGGACGGAACTAGTGGGCGTCGATCCGGCACGCCAACCCGGTTTCGTCGTCTTGATAGACCCGGCATTCGGGCATGTGAATGACTTGCTAGAAGGTTTGGACTACGCCTATCCCGGTGCCGCTAAAGTCGGCGGGCTAGCTAGCGCCACGGGCCTCGGCGGGCAAAGCGGCTTGTTTTATTACAACGAGGGCGGATCGGCGGTCGGTACGCCGCCAAACGCGGGCGTCGTCGGTGTTGCCTTCGACGGCAATCTGATCCTCGACACCTTGGTTGCCCAAGGTTGCCGGCCGGTGGGTTCGTTGCTGCAGGTCGTGCAAGGCGAACGCAACATCATCTTGGAAGTCACCGATGCCACCGCACCGACTGGCGAAACTATCACGTCACTGGAAGCACTGCGCCGCACGATCGCCGACCTCAGCCCAGACGATCGCGAACTTGCCCAGGATTCGCTCTTTATCGGCATCGCGCGCGACGAGTTTAAACTCGAACTCGAACAGGGGGATTTCTTGATCCGCAATCTGCTCGGCGTCGACCCGCGCATCGGCGCCATCGCCGTCGGCGATCGCGTGCGACCGGGCCAGCGCCTGCAGTTTCATTTGCGTGACGCCCGCACTTCAGCCGAGGATCTTGAGCTGCTGCTGCAGGCAAGCTGTCGGGACGGGAACACATCGGCAGCAGGGGCGCTGCTCTTTTCGTGTCTGGGGCGCGGCCAAGGACTTTACGGCGAAGAGCACTTCGACTCCCGCTTGTTCCAGCGCTACTTCAACGGCATACAAGTCGGCGGCTTCTTCTGCAGCGGTGAAATCGGACCCGTCGGCCATCGCACGTTCTTACATGGCTACACCTCAGCTTTTGGAATCTTGCGCCAGCCGAGCCAGGTTAGTAACGGGACAATTGGAAAAACTATTTGA